AAATTTCATATCAGCATATGTCTGGAATGTTTTTGAAAAACATCTTTATAATGAAAAAACAAGAAGCCCTTTGATATCAATAACAGAAAAAGAATCAATAGGCGTAGCTTTAGGAAACCATTTTGGAAAAAGAGATAAACAACTACAAATACTAAAAATGGAAATTCCTGCACTAGATATAATATATTTTACAGAACACGGAATAAAAAATTATTCAACCAAAAATCTCGAAATGCATATTAAAATTGATGAAAATGAGGAAACACATAAGCTAGATAATAAAGTAGAAAGTTTCATTATGTACAAAATAAATCCTGAAGAAATAATAGATATTTACAAACCAGACATAAAAACAACTACATGGAATGGAAAAGTATCAAAAAATAAAGTTGCATAAAAATATGCGAAAAATTTTATAAACTTCAAAAAAATTGTAAAAAATTAAATGAACAAACAAGAAGCACTAGAAAAAATAAAACAGGAAATTATCTCTGAAATGGTTTGCCCGCTAAAAGATGCTTCCACAAACATAGTCTTTGGAAAAGGAAACCCAAACGCAGAAATAATGTTCATAGGAGAAGCACCAGGAGAAAAAGAAGACTTACAAGGAGAACCCTTCGTAGGAGCTGCTGGAAAACAATTAGATAAATTATTACAATCAATAGGACTAAACCTAGAAAAAATATACATCGCAAACATCCTCAAATATAGACCTCCAAATAACCGAGACCCAACAACCGAAGAAATACAAAGACACACCCCCTACCTAATTAAACAAATAAAAATTATACAACCAAAAATAATAGCGACACTAGGAAATTACTCAACAAAATTCGTGCTAGCACAATTCCAAATAAAAAACATGAAAAACATAGAAGGAATAACAAAACTACACGGTAAACCGCAAGACTTAAACATCGAAAACACAAACTTTAAAATAATGCCCCTATATCACCCAGCCGCAATGCTATACAACCCAAAACTAAAAACAATACAACAAGAAGACTTCTTGACAATGGAAAAAATACTTAATCCAAATGCACAAAAAAAGAAACCAGAAGCGCAACAAAAAGAACTAAACAAATACTTATAATAATAAATTACGACCCCAACAAAAAAAGACAAACAGCAAAGCTTAAATACCAAAACGGAAAACAAACAAAAAAATGAAAAACATATTAATACTAGAAGATGACAAAGACACAAGCAATTTCTACAAACTGTTATTAAGACATAAAAATTATAACATGCAAATAACAGAAACATACGAACAAGCAAAAAAACACTTTAACGAAAAAATAAACCTGACAATAATAGACCTGGGAATACCTGGTGAATTATCAGGACTGGACTTCATAAAATACATAAAAACATCACCCTACAACCAAACACCTATAATAATGATTACTGCAAACCTGTACCAAAAAAATACGCCTAACATAAACGCAGACGAACTCCTAATAAAACCAATAGATAACAAGACATTCATAGAGACAATAGAAAAACACATACAAAGAGAATACCAAACACACTAACAATCAATCGTTTTTCTCT
This DNA window, taken from Candidatus Woesearchaeota archaeon, encodes the following:
- a CDS encoding uracil-DNA glycosylase — encoded protein: MNKQEALEKIKQEIISEMVCPLKDASTNIVFGKGNPNAEIMFIGEAPGEKEDLQGEPFVGAAGKQLDKLLQSIGLNLEKIYIANILKYRPPNNRDPTTEEIQRHTPYLIKQIKIIQPKIIATLGNYSTKFVLAQFQIKNMKNIEGITKLHGKPQDLNIENTNFKIMPLYHPAAMLYNPKLKTIQQEDFLTMEKILNPNAQKKKPEAQQKELNKYL
- a CDS encoding response regulator translates to MKNILILEDDKDTSNFYKLLLRHKNYNMQITETYEQAKKHFNEKINLTIIDLGIPGELSGLDFIKYIKTSPYNQTPIIMITANLYQKNTPNINADELLIKPIDNKTFIETIEKHIQREYQTH